From a region of the Daphnia pulicaria isolate SC F1-1A chromosome 1, SC_F0-13Bv2, whole genome shotgun sequence genome:
- the LOC124349763 gene encoding uncharacterized protein LOC124349763, with amino-acid sequence MLDIRQNEQLRKQGEDLISEFDRTFFSKDEKPFDAGGSAIVADADQNKIVVQEVFVQDGKHWIKLELLLSIFCMLPGPSSSIATVILEAGTEFPVDLIRRAFVISMTECVYVWLNQND; translated from the exons ATGCTGGACATCAGGCAGAACGAACAACTTCGAAAGCAGGGCGAGGATTTGATCTCCGAGTTCGATCGGACGTTTTTCTCAAAGGATGAGAAACCGTTTGACGCCGGCGGCTCGGCCATCGTTGCCGATGCAGATCAAAACAAGATCGTCGTCCAGGAGGTATTTGTTCAAGACGGCAAACATTGGATCAAACTGGAATTGCTCCTATCCATCTTCTGCATGCTGCCCGGGCCGAGTTCCAGCATCG CCACCGTCATCCTGGAAGCCGGAACCGAATTTCCAGTCGACCTGATTCGACGAGCTTTCGTCATCAGCATGACCGAGTGCGTCTACGTTTGGCTCAATCAAAATGATTAG